The following are encoded in a window of Rubellicoccus peritrichatus genomic DNA:
- a CDS encoding class I SAM-dependent methyltransferase: MTDIAIKNRIRDFYDSLSPHFRDMWGEHLHDGYYEHGDETKEIAQEKLVAYLAKRAQIPQGKRGLDIGCGMGATSVWLARHLGCHMTGITLSSVQVEIAQQHAEQAGVEVAFKVSDADTVTFDEPFDFLWMVGVLGHLPNQHGFLNNSPRLIKSGGRFLLADWVIAPDVSEKDKRKYVDPVLEGMLMPDVASVKNYVNWFEESGYNVISTEDIANATRKTWDEGISITQTPTILQLALELGSDALGLLSAIKGMRKAMDRGLIGYGVVVAEKR; this comes from the coding sequence ATGACAGATATTGCTATAAAAAACCGAATTCGTGACTTCTATGACTCACTCTCACCGCACTTTCGCGATATGTGGGGCGAACATCTGCACGACGGTTATTACGAGCATGGCGACGAAACCAAAGAAATTGCCCAGGAGAAGCTCGTCGCCTACCTTGCAAAACGTGCTCAGATTCCCCAGGGCAAGCGTGGCCTGGATATAGGCTGTGGGATGGGTGCAACTTCAGTCTGGCTAGCCAGGCACCTGGGCTGTCATATGACAGGAATTACCTTGAGCTCCGTCCAGGTGGAAATTGCACAACAGCATGCGGAGCAAGCAGGCGTGGAAGTGGCTTTTAAAGTATCCGACGCAGACACTGTGACGTTCGACGAACCTTTTGATTTTCTCTGGATGGTAGGTGTTCTTGGACATTTACCCAACCAACATGGATTTCTCAACAACTCTCCACGACTCATCAAGTCAGGGGGCAGATTTCTCCTCGCTGACTGGGTTATTGCTCCCGATGTCTCAGAAAAAGACAAACGCAAGTATGTTGACCCCGTACTTGAAGGCATGCTCATGCCGGATGTTGCCTCGGTCAAAAACTACGTTAACTGGTTCGAAGAAAGTGGCTATAATGTCATATCCACAGAAGACATCGCCAACGCCACCCGTAAAACATGGGACGAGGGTATTTCCATCACACAGACACCAACAATCCTGCAACTGGCTCTGGAACTCGGAAGCGATGCACTCGGTTTGCTAAGTGCGATTAAAGGCATGCGCAAAGCCATGGATCGCGGCCTCATTGGCTATGGTGTCGTTGTCGCCGAGAAAAGGTAG
- a CDS encoding type III polyketide synthase — translation MSTSIFPQSQPATEESRNVMPRLLSLSTAVPSERWTQEETLARFAEHFSQYREPIAERIFRNSGIDHRNFSIKQEDFDPTVDSDELHAIYSEESLKLGSRAARQCLEQGDFSATDVDYLVVATCTGYLCPGLTARIARELGLRDDIQRADLVGMGCSGAMPSLQRANDFVRAYPDKRALVITVEISSACWYVDDTMETIVGNAICADGAAAALIGTGDSGNYPAIAQFAGLMDTGYIESVGFEFKAGKNRIILAKELRDASGPLVKTAVERLLDQTGVAWNAIDHWIIHSGGKRVLDSIDQSLGFKNNELANSRTVLRECGNMSSPTLFFVLERALRDARPGDLGVLVALGPGLSAETALIHW, via the coding sequence ATGTCCACATCGATATTTCCGCAATCGCAACCAGCTACAGAAGAGTCTCGCAACGTAATGCCGCGATTACTCTCTCTGTCCACAGCAGTTCCTTCCGAACGCTGGACACAGGAAGAAACACTGGCCAGGTTTGCCGAGCATTTCTCACAATATCGAGAGCCGATTGCTGAACGTATTTTTCGCAACTCAGGAATCGATCACCGTAATTTCTCAATCAAACAGGAGGACTTTGACCCCACGGTTGATTCCGATGAGCTCCATGCCATTTACAGCGAAGAGTCATTGAAACTTGGTTCTCGCGCGGCCAGACAGTGCCTGGAGCAAGGTGACTTCTCGGCCACAGATGTGGATTACCTCGTCGTGGCTACATGCACAGGTTATTTATGTCCCGGCCTAACAGCACGCATCGCAAGGGAACTCGGCTTGCGGGACGATATCCAACGAGCCGACCTCGTTGGCATGGGATGCTCCGGAGCCATGCCTTCGCTCCAACGAGCCAACGATTTCGTGCGTGCTTACCCCGATAAACGCGCACTGGTCATCACCGTCGAAATCAGCTCTGCCTGCTGGTATGTTGATGACACGATGGAAACCATTGTCGGCAATGCGATTTGTGCCGATGGTGCAGCCGCGGCACTCATCGGCACAGGTGATTCAGGCAACTATCCAGCCATTGCGCAGTTCGCCGGCTTAATGGATACCGGTTACATTGAAAGTGTCGGGTTTGAATTTAAAGCAGGCAAAAATCGTATCATTCTGGCCAAAGAGCTACGTGATGCATCAGGCCCGTTGGTCAAAACGGCCGTCGAACGTTTATTGGATCAGACAGGTGTCGCATGGAATGCGATTGACCATTGGATCATACATTCGGGCGGGAAACGCGTGCTCGATTCCATCGACCAGTCACTCGGCTTCAAAAACAACGAACTCGCCAACAGTCGAACAGTTTTACGCGAATGTGGCAACATGTCCTCACCCACCCTGTTCTTTGTCCTCGAACGCGCTCTGCGTGATGCACGTCCCGGAGATTTGGGAGTCCTGGTTGCACTTGGGCCTGGCCTGTCTGCCGAAACTGCATTGATCCATTGGTAA
- a CDS encoding cob(I)yrinic acid a,c-diamide adenosyltransferase, with product MIRIDQVSTRSGDQGKTGLAGGKRVSKSSPRVIAIGSIEETNSAIGLAICFLSYEAEEGKIAECLHAIQNDLFDAGAELASANKRRSESVSVTKISLTQVQRLEEQIANWNTDLPALNSFILPGGTIVSAQLHVARTICRRTELTLWALAEDSEEEVSETLLTYFNRLSDLLFIIGRVANENGARDIPWRPGANS from the coding sequence ATGATTCGCATCGATCAGGTAAGCACTCGCTCGGGTGATCAAGGCAAAACCGGATTGGCGGGAGGTAAGCGAGTCAGTAAATCCTCTCCGCGGGTTATAGCAATCGGCTCGATCGAAGAAACGAATTCCGCAATAGGTCTCGCGATCTGTTTCCTGTCCTACGAAGCCGAAGAGGGAAAAATAGCAGAATGCCTGCATGCCATCCAAAACGACCTTTTCGATGCTGGAGCTGAGCTAGCCAGTGCCAACAAACGCAGATCAGAGTCAGTATCAGTCACAAAAATCAGTCTGACTCAAGTTCAACGCCTTGAAGAACAGATAGCAAACTGGAACACCGATCTGCCTGCCCTAAACTCCTTTATCCTACCTGGTGGCACTATCGTATCAGCGCAGCTGCATGTCGCCCGGACCATCTGCCGGCGAACAGAACTGACACTTTGGGCATTGGCCGAAGATAGCGAAGAGGAAGTTTCTGAAACACTCCTCACTTATTTTAACAGACTTTCCGACTTGCTCTTTATTATCGGTCGTGTCGCGAATGAAAATGGTGCCAGGGATATACCTTGGCGTCCCGGCGCAAATAGCTAG